A genomic window from Coccinella septempunctata chromosome 9, icCocSept1.1, whole genome shotgun sequence includes:
- the LOC123321075 gene encoding putative nuclease HARBI1 — MNDNNNIALFIGLLLEENHNRNFMRRLRDQMNPFEMPDAQFIKMFRLKKQCTINLINALQQFLPTKNANAIALPKKVLITLNFLATGSFQNSVGSNTWLSASQPSVSRAVNEICSTIAEYLLPTWVQFPTTEESIRLVKQGFFLKYGFRGVLGAVDGTHVEILAPPENDINHPPYVYINRKAKHSINVMLISDVDCRILAVNARFPGSVHDSAVWQMSSIRNHLQLQHEAGHTNMLLIGDSGYPLEPWLFTPIAIPRNN; from the exons atgaatgataataataatatcgctTTGTTTATTGGGTTGTTATTAGAAGAAAACCATAACAG GAACTTTATGAGAAGGTTGCGTGATCAAATGAATCCTTTCGAAATGCCGGATGCTCAGTTTATAAAAATGTTTAGACTGAAGAAGCAGTGCACCATAAACTTAATAAATGCTTTACAGCAATTTTTACCCACAAAAAATGCAAATGCTATTGCATTACCCAAAAAA GTGTTGATTACTCTCAACTTTTTGGCCACAGGGTCTTTCCAGAATTCTGTAGGTTCCAATACCTGGTTATCAGCAAGTCAACCTTCAGTAAGTAGAGCGGTAAATGAAATTTGTTCTACAATTGCTGAGTATTTATTACCCACTTGGGTTCAGTTTCCTACTACCGAGGAGTCAATTAGACTGGTCAAACAGGG ATTCTTCTTAAAATATGGGTTCAGAGGTGTTTTAGGAGCAGTAGATGGAACTCATGTGGAAATTCTTGCACCTcctgaaaatgacattaatcACCCCCCATACGTTTATATTAACCGGAAAGCAAAACATTCCATCAATGTTATGCTG atttcagatgTTGATTGCAGAATATTAGCCGTTAATGCCCGTTTTCCTGGCTCTGTCCATGATTCTGCTGTTTGGCAAATGAGCTCAATAAGGAACCACTTACAGCTACAGCATGAAGCAGGTCATACAAATATGCTTTTAATTG gtgatAGTGGCTACCCTCTTGAGCCATGGCTGTTTACTCCGATTGCTATTCCAAGAAACA ATTAA
- the LOC123321074 gene encoding myb/SANT-like DNA-binding domain-containing protein 4 translates to MSSPCVDISIGTKRKRTKNTSREQMEIYLQAMENDYVLRSNTINPTLGPTYLQDKWDQLALELNSAGDGPILTVDEWKKRFTDWKYSLQAKKRKIESHRTKTGGGPMMKTILSEIEERALDVWGRVTVEGADVTRYEGINVNNDQVQPILIEVLNEETVTLDEQEKEKVEERKKNTVIKKTKEKPLSLLAEKLVTVTDENTKSQKDLVEAIQNFSKEYCDLQRKKLEFKIKSFQYLHPDFKM, encoded by the exons ATGTCTAGTCCATG CGTTGATATTTCAATAGGCACTAAAAGAAAACGCACCAAAAATACTAGTCGTGAGCAGATGGAAATTTATCTACAAGCGATGGAGAACGATTATGTTCTCCGAAGCAATACAATTAATCCTACCTTGGGACCAACTTATTTGCAGGATAAATGGGATCAGCTGGCTCTAGAGCTGAATTCTGCAGGTGATGGTCCAATTTTGACTGTAGATGAATGGAAAAAG AGATTCACTGATTGGAAATATTCACTGCaagcaaaaaaaagaaaaatagaatCCCACCGGACAAAAACTGGTGGTGGTCCAATGATGAAAACCATATTGTCTGAAATAGAGGAGAGAGCTTTAGATGTTTGGGGTCGGGTAACAGTTGAAGGTGCTGATGTTACGAGGTACGAGGGTATAAATGTAAATAATGATCAAGTGCAGCCAATTTTAATTGAAGTATTAAATGAGGAAACAGTAACATTAGATGAGCAGGAAAAAGAGAAGGTGGAAGAGAGGAAAAAAAATACTGTGATTAAAAAAACCAAAGAGAAACCACTATCGTTATTAGCTGAAAAATTAGTAACCGTGACTGATGAAAACACGAAAAGCCAAAAAGATCTAGTCGAAGCTATACAGAACTTTTCTAAAGAATATTGTGATCTGCAGAGAAAAAAACTGGAATTCAAGATAAAATCATTTCAGTATTTACATCCCGATTTTAAaatgtaa